The Lacrimispora xylanolytica genome has a segment encoding these proteins:
- the cobI gene encoding precorrin-2 C(20)-methyltransferase gives MAGIMYGIGVGPGDPELMTIKAVKRIRELKVIAIPHKDREKCTSYEIARQAVPEITEKECLCLHMPMTKDEEALKRSHDEAAEAVMERLKQGEDVGFLTLGDVSIYSTFAYLAERVISEGYEIQLVSGIPSFCAASARLNLPLVTGSEELHIIPASYQISHALKLPGVKVLMKAGRQMSAVKEEIKNSGLTAVMVENCGMEEERIYLNLDEIPETAGYYSLLIVR, from the coding sequence ATGGCAGGGATCATGTATGGAATTGGAGTCGGACCAGGGGATCCTGAGCTGATGACGATAAAAGCAGTAAAAAGAATCAGAGAATTAAAGGTAATTGCAATCCCCCATAAGGATAGGGAAAAGTGCACTTCCTATGAGATTGCCAGACAGGCGGTGCCTGAAATTACAGAGAAGGAATGTCTTTGCCTTCATATGCCTATGACAAAGGATGAGGAGGCGCTGAAAAGAAGTCATGACGAGGCCGCAGAGGCTGTGATGGAGCGGCTTAAGCAGGGAGAGGACGTGGGCTTTCTCACTCTTGGAGATGTGAGCATCTATTCTACCTTTGCCTATCTGGCAGAGCGTGTCATAAGCGAAGGCTATGAGATACAGCTGGTCAGCGGAATTCCTTCTTTTTGTGCAGCGTCAGCAAGACTGAATCTACCCCTGGTGACTGGGTCAGAGGAACTTCATATCATACCGGCTTCCTATCAGATTTCCCATGCCTTAAAACTGCCTGGGGTAAAGGTATTGATGAAAGCAGGCAGGCAGATGAGCGCAGTGAAGGAAGAAATAAAAAACAGCGGCTTGACCGCAGTCATGGTGGAAAATTGCGGTATGGAAGAGGAACGGATTTATCTAAACCTGGATGAAATACCGGAAACGGCTGGTTACTATTCATTGCTGATTGTGAGGTAA
- the cbiD gene encoding cobalt-precorrin-5B (C(1))-methyltransferase CbiD, protein MEKYQLRSGFTTGTCAAVAAKAAAAMLLTGNPLQHMKLVTPKGTEADLPLFRVVLNDQEAACGVQKDAGDDPDVTHQAFVFASVGHFYGDEKEALKTCYRYDLENGSPLFLTAGEGIGWVTKPGLSCPIGLPAVNPVPRAMIFQGVEEARREAGFEGPLIITISMPEGKKLAEKTFNSKLGIVGGLSILGTTGIVNPMSEEALTATIRLELHMKAVAGERKVILTPGNYGEAFIKEALCLSMSEGVTCSNFIGEAFTMAREDRFKEILFVGHIGKLIKVAGGVYNTHSKHGDRRMEILWDCVSSVIPDSQRLEKEILSANTMEEASKILKEYNILEPVMKEVVHRIQAHVSRWSGGIHVEVVTFSTTYGILGMSEGAQEMISHFATREEDRE, encoded by the coding sequence ATGGAAAAATACCAACTAAGAAGCGGATTTACCACTGGCACATGTGCCGCTGTTGCGGCAAAGGCAGCAGCAGCCATGTTGCTTACGGGAAATCCTTTACAACATATGAAGCTTGTGACACCAAAGGGGACGGAAGCCGATCTGCCCCTTTTTCGCGTTGTCCTAAATGATCAGGAAGCAGCCTGTGGAGTACAAAAGGATGCAGGAGATGATCCGGATGTGACCCATCAGGCATTTGTTTTTGCAAGTGTGGGTCATTTTTATGGGGATGAAAAGGAAGCTCTTAAGACCTGTTACCGATACGATTTAGAGAATGGAAGCCCCCTGTTTCTGACCGCAGGGGAAGGAATCGGCTGGGTGACGAAGCCAGGTCTGTCCTGTCCCATTGGCTTACCTGCCGTTAATCCCGTTCCCAGAGCCATGATTTTTCAGGGAGTGGAAGAGGCCAGAAGAGAAGCCGGATTTGAGGGACCTCTTATAATAACCATTTCCATGCCGGAAGGAAAAAAGTTGGCAGAGAAGACCTTTAATTCAAAGCTTGGTATCGTGGGAGGGCTGTCTATCCTGGGAACCACGGGAATCGTTAACCCCATGAGTGAAGAAGCACTCACTGCCACCATACGCCTGGAGCTTCATATGAAGGCTGTGGCAGGGGAAAGAAAGGTCATACTCACTCCTGGGAATTATGGAGAAGCATTCATTAAGGAAGCTTTATGCCTTTCCATGTCAGAAGGAGTCACCTGCAGTAATTTTATTGGGGAAGCTTTTACCATGGCAAGAGAGGACCGCTTTAAAGAGATTTTGTTCGTTGGCCACATCGGAAAGCTGATAAAGGTAGCAGGAGGGGTATACAACACCCACTCCAAGCATGGAGACCGGCGCATGGAAATCCTATGGGATTGTGTTAGCAGCGTAATTCCGGATTCTCAAAGGCTTGAGAAAGAGATATTAAGTGCCAATACCATGGAAGAGGCTTCTAAGATTCTAAAGGAATATAATATTCTTGAGCCGGTAATGAAAGAAGTCGTACATAGAATACAAGCTCATGTGTCTCGCTGGAGCGGAGGGATCCATGTGGAAGTCGTAACCTTTTCCACCACATACGGAATCCTCGGTATGAGTGAGGGCGCACAGGAGATGATAAGTCATTTTGCAACACGAGAAGAGGACAGGGAATAG
- a CDS encoding small, acid-soluble spore protein, alpha/beta type, translated as MSKVKNNEPFDPHNLKPEEVLKFEIATELGLGDKVIRGGWRSLTAKESGRIGGLITKRKRELKREALEKEEEA; from the coding sequence GTGTCAAAAGTAAAAAATAATGAACCATTTGATCCTCACAATTTAAAACCGGAAGAAGTACTTAAGTTTGAAATAGCCACCGAACTCGGGCTTGGCGATAAAGTAATAAGAGGCGGATGGCGCAGCCTGACTGCTAAAGAGAGCGGCCGAATCGGCGGATTGATTACGAAACGAAAAAGAGAATTAAAAAGAGAAGCTTTGGAAAAAGAAGAGGAAGCATAG
- a CDS encoding PspC domain-containing protein, protein MGDNQKRLYRSETDKMLCGVCGGIGEYFEIDPTIVRLLWVLLTCSGPGIIAYIIAAVIIPRR, encoded by the coding sequence ATGGGAGACAATCAAAAAAGGTTATACCGCTCTGAAACGGATAAAATGCTTTGTGGTGTATGCGGAGGAATTGGTGAATATTTTGAAATTGATCCGACGATCGTGCGCCTTTTATGGGTACTGTTAACTTGTTCAGGACCTGGAATCATTGCTTATATCATTGCGGCAGTTATCATTCCAAGAAGATAA
- a CDS encoding PspC domain-containing protein → MTIVEPKRLYRSVKNKVLCGVCGGIGEYFQIDPVMIRLIWIFLMMFQTWRNLFHWFTGLSLVGGSLILYIIAAAIIPKAPEN, encoded by the coding sequence GTGACAATCGTGGAGCCAAAGCGTTTGTACCGTTCTGTAAAGAATAAAGTGTTATGCGGAGTTTGCGGTGGGATCGGAGAGTACTTTCAGATAGATCCGGTAATGATAAGACTAATATGGATATTTCTAATGATGTTTCAAACATGGCGTAATTTATTCCATTGGTTTACGGGATTATCTCTCGTAGGCGGCAGTCTGATTCTTTATATCATTGCAGCAGCAATTATCCCCAAAGCACCAGAAAATTAA
- a CDS encoding sugar ABC transporter ATP-binding protein: MEQELFRMEGISKSFPGVKALDKVKLSVNKGEVLGLVGENGAGKSTLMKILSGVYQADEGEIFIEGEKVVIDSVAKAHELGVSIIMQELNMCGHLSVADNIFIGRAHKKGIFIDDNRMHEEAKKILVDLGIELNTYDHVGSLSIAQQQMVEIAKAISFNSKILVLDEPTATLTEKEIEQLFGIIRRLKEKGVGMVYISHRMAELNQICERVTIIRDGQYIGTRNLNEITMDELVNMIVGRSLEDKYPKHKRTIGDIVLEAKNVRRGTKVNADYLYVRKGEILGISGLVGAGRTELMRCIFGADQPDSMELFMEGKPIKVTSVIQAIKHGIGYATEDRKRDGLALGLDIKYNTNMAHLPSITRFGFINDKAGLENAEKYVKRMRTKTPSVHQLCRNLSGGNQQKVVLAKWLCNDVKVLIVDEPTRGIDVGAKYEVYELFNQLSDQGVSIIMISSELPEILGMSDRVVVIHQGEINGELDAKTTTQEEILYLAAGYNKLEGKKAPVLPGGGDRKGE; the protein is encoded by the coding sequence ATGGAACAGGAATTGTTTCGTATGGAAGGAATCAGCAAAAGCTTTCCCGGGGTCAAGGCTCTCGATAAAGTAAAACTGTCAGTAAATAAAGGAGAAGTATTAGGACTTGTAGGCGAAAACGGAGCTGGCAAATCCACTCTTATGAAGATTTTATCCGGAGTGTATCAGGCAGATGAAGGTGAAATCTTTATTGAGGGAGAAAAAGTAGTCATTGATTCGGTTGCCAAGGCACATGAGCTTGGGGTCAGCATTATTATGCAGGAACTTAACATGTGCGGGCATTTAAGCGTTGCGGATAATATATTTATTGGCAGGGCGCATAAAAAAGGTATCTTTATTGATGACAACAGGATGCACGAGGAAGCAAAAAAGATACTGGTCGACTTAGGTATTGAACTAAATACCTATGACCACGTAGGAAGCTTGAGCATTGCCCAGCAGCAGATGGTGGAAATAGCAAAAGCAATCAGCTTTAATTCCAAGATACTGGTTCTTGATGAGCCAACGGCAACGCTGACAGAGAAGGAAATCGAGCAGCTGTTTGGAATTATCAGGCGTCTGAAGGAAAAAGGCGTTGGAATGGTATATATCTCCCATCGAATGGCAGAGCTGAACCAGATATGTGAACGAGTGACCATAATCCGGGATGGACAGTACATAGGAACCAGAAATTTAAATGAGATAACAATGGATGAACTGGTAAACATGATTGTAGGCCGTTCTCTGGAGGACAAATATCCAAAACATAAGCGTACCATTGGAGACATTGTACTGGAAGCTAAAAATGTACGCCGTGGTACCAAGGTAAATGCGGATTATCTGTATGTAAGAAAAGGAGAAATCCTTGGAATTTCAGGTCTTGTGGGTGCTGGAAGAACAGAGCTTATGCGTTGTATCTTTGGTGCGGACCAGCCGGACTCCATGGAGCTTTTTATGGAGGGAAAGCCCATTAAGGTGACTTCCGTCATTCAGGCCATTAAGCATGGAATTGGTTACGCCACAGAAGACCGAAAACGGGATGGACTGGCCCTTGGTCTGGATATTAAATACAACACCAATATGGCTCATCTCCCAAGCATAACCCGTTTTGGCTTTATTAATGATAAGGCCGGACTTGAGAATGCAGAAAAATATGTAAAGCGTATGAGGACGAAGACACCCAGTGTCCATCAGCTTTGCAGAAATCTTTCCGGTGGAAATCAGCAGAAGGTGGTGCTTGCAAAGTGGCTGTGCAATGATGTTAAGGTGCTGATCGTCGATGAACCTACCAGAGGAATTGATGTAGGAGCGAAGTACGAGGTATATGAGCTTTTCAACCAGCTTAGTGATCAGGGCGTATCCATTATCATGATTTCTTCAGAATTACCTGAAATCCTTGGTATGAGTGACAGGGTTGTTGTTATCCATCAGGGCGAGATTAATGGAGAACTGGATGCGAAAACCACGACCCAGGAAGAGATTTTATATCTGGCAGCCGGTTATAACAAACTGGAAGGAAAAAAGGCGCCTGTTTTACCGGGCGGAGGAGATAGAAAAGGAGAATAA
- a CDS encoding PLP-dependent aminotransferase family protein, with translation MLYIDRDSKTPIYQQIYEQLKRDILTGNIPVNARIISTRALARELQVGRNSVENAYDQLRLEGYITSKPGAGYIVNKLEFDLMEKPAEAYRQNESQFKRLSPFDHKIKYSFQYGELDESSFPKKLWRTYTAHVLDGPLSNSWNGSSDGKGDFGLRQQIKQYLYVSRGVKCETEQVILCSGTQSALEIVVRIFSGEKTIAMEEPCYEGARAVFQCNGFQIQPVPVGEDGIDLLRLSSETVPMVYLTPSHQFPKGAVMPIHNRLEILNHARKRDMIIIEDDYDSEFRYKGRPIPSLQSIDQAGRVIYIGTFSKALSPGLRMSYLVLPAWLLAAYDEKYNGYECTIPLMEQKILYHFMKDGHWEKHLRRVCSSQKRKHDALIAAIGKVMGDRVNVYGHHAGLHLLLEFKNGEQEDVLVKEALKYGVFVSPVSPSWLEKSNYKTHCVILGYGGIKEEDILPAVEGLNKAWFEHE, from the coding sequence ATGCTCTACATTGATCGTGATAGTAAGACACCCATATATCAGCAGATATATGAACAGTTAAAAAGGGACATCCTGACTGGTAACATACCTGTTAACGCCCGTATCATCTCCACAAGGGCCCTTGCCAGAGAATTGCAGGTTGGCAGAAACTCAGTAGAAAATGCTTATGATCAGCTTAGGCTGGAGGGGTATATTACCAGTAAGCCAGGAGCGGGATACATCGTAAACAAATTAGAGTTTGATCTTATGGAGAAACCGGCCGAAGCGTATCGGCAAAATGAATCCCAATTTAAGCGTCTTTCTCCATTTGACCATAAGATAAAATACAGCTTTCAATATGGGGAGCTTGATGAATCCAGTTTTCCAAAGAAACTCTGGCGGACATATACGGCTCATGTTTTGGATGGACCTCTGTCTAATTCGTGGAACGGAAGTTCCGATGGAAAGGGAGACTTTGGACTGCGCCAACAGATCAAGCAATACCTCTATGTCAGCCGCGGAGTGAAGTGCGAAACAGAGCAGGTCATTCTTTGCAGCGGGACTCAGTCTGCACTGGAAATCGTGGTACGAATTTTCTCAGGCGAGAAAACAATCGCAATGGAAGAACCTTGTTATGAAGGCGCAAGGGCCGTATTTCAATGCAACGGGTTTCAAATACAGCCTGTTCCGGTCGGGGAAGACGGAATTGATTTACTTAGGCTTTCGTCGGAAACGGTGCCAATGGTTTATCTAACCCCCTCCCATCAGTTTCCAAAAGGTGCTGTTATGCCCATCCACAACCGCTTGGAGATATTAAACCATGCACGAAAGCGTGATATGATAATCATAGAAGATGACTATGACAGTGAGTTTCGCTACAAAGGAAGACCCATTCCGTCACTGCAATCCATAGATCAGGCTGGACGTGTGATTTATATTGGCACATTTTCAAAGGCATTGTCACCAGGCCTTCGGATGTCCTACCTGGTTTTGCCTGCCTGGCTGTTAGCTGCTTATGATGAGAAATATAATGGGTATGAATGTACAATTCCTCTGATGGAGCAAAAGATACTTTATCATTTTATGAAAGACGGACATTGGGAAAAGCATCTCCGCCGGGTATGCTCAAGCCAGAAAAGAAAGCATGATGCCTTGATTGCTGCCATTGGAAAGGTCATGGGTGACAGGGTCAATGTTTACGGTCATCATGCCGGACTGCATCTGTTACTGGAATTTAAGAATGGGGAGCAAGAGGATGTTCTTGTGAAAGAGGCTTTGAAGTATGGGGTTTTCGTTAGCCCTGTTTCTCCTTCCTGGCTGGAAAAGAGTAATTATAAAACTCACTGTGTCATTCTTGGATATGGAGGGATAAAAGAGGAAGATATTCTGCCTGCCGTAGAGGGTTTGAACAAAGCATGGTTTGAACATGAATGA
- a CDS encoding PadR family transcriptional regulator, whose amino-acid sequence MVFNTGAALLDAIVLAIVSRDQEGTYGYKITQDVRNVIEISESTLYPVLRRLQKEECLEVYDLAFDGRNRRYYKITEKGRIQLNLYKGEWIGYSRKISQIFEEAHV is encoded by the coding sequence ATGGTTTTTAACACGGGAGCAGCATTACTGGACGCCATTGTCCTGGCGATAGTGTCAAGAGATCAGGAAGGTACTTATGGATATAAGATCACCCAGGATGTGAGAAATGTAATAGAAATATCGGAATCAACCCTGTACCCTGTTCTACGGAGATTACAGAAGGAAGAATGTCTTGAAGTGTACGATCTGGCTTTTGATGGCAGAAATCGTAGATATTACAAAATTACGGAAAAAGGACGTATTCAGTTAAACCTGTACAAAGGTGAATGGATTGGTTATTCCAGAAAAATATCCCAAATATTTGAGGAGGCACATGTATGA
- a CDS encoding ABC transporter permease — MAIIKAKGQEKKGGSFGKLDAATRRAIYSLGILIGLFVLFSVLQPAKFLAPANLQNLLQQIVTYTIIGCGLTFCLVCGGNDLSAGASMALSGIIMVALLMMGLPLPVCIILCLIMGLLTGVMNGFFIEILGVVPFVATLATQWVYRGMANVLVNGAPLYTTNIPSAEVQKQFYVLGGGRIGGDGLPYSVIITLVYALILGVVLAKMRIGRQIYACGSNLEAAKLSGINAVKTRMFAYCISGLSAAICGILVASRLSSAQPTAGNGYEMEAIAASVLGGISIMGGEGKILNTVIGALMMGVIRNGLNLNGVNSFWQQVIVGVILLIAVASQTAKKSGDLGAIKRFFGLTK; from the coding sequence ATGGCAATTATAAAAGCAAAGGGGCAGGAAAAGAAGGGCGGCTCGTTTGGAAAGCTGGATGCGGCTACAAGGCGTGCAATCTATTCACTGGGGATCCTGATCGGATTGTTTGTACTGTTTTCAGTTCTTCAGCCGGCAAAATTTTTGGCTCCTGCTAATTTACAGAATCTTTTGCAGCAGATTGTAACGTATACGATTATTGGATGCGGTTTAACATTTTGTCTTGTCTGCGGTGGTAACGATTTATCCGCAGGTGCTTCCATGGCATTGTCAGGCATTATTATGGTAGCCCTTTTGATGATGGGACTTCCCCTTCCGGTATGTATCATTTTATGCTTGATCATGGGCCTGCTTACGGGTGTCATGAACGGTTTCTTTATTGAGATTTTGGGAGTGGTACCTTTTGTAGCTACGTTAGCAACCCAGTGGGTATACCGAGGCATGGCCAACGTTTTGGTAAACGGTGCTCCACTTTATACCACCAACATTCCTTCCGCAGAAGTTCAAAAGCAGTTTTACGTTCTTGGCGGAGGACGAATTGGAGGGGACGGGCTTCCATACAGCGTTATCATTACTCTTGTCTATGCATTGATTCTTGGAGTGGTTCTTGCAAAGATGCGGATCGGCCGCCAGATTTATGCCTGCGGTTCCAACTTAGAAGCAGCCAAGCTTTCCGGTATCAATGCAGTAAAAACACGTATGTTCGCTTACTGTATTTCCGGTCTGTCTGCGGCAATCTGTGGAATTTTAGTTGCCTCAAGATTATCCAGTGCCCAGCCTACCGCTGGTAACGGATATGAGATGGAAGCCATTGCAGCGTCTGTATTAGGCGGAATTTCCATTATGGGTGGAGAAGGTAAGATTTTAAATACGGTAATCGGTGCCTTAATGATGGGTGTTATTCGTAATGGACTGAATTTAAATGGGGTCAATTCATTCTGGCAGCAGGTAATTGTAGGCGTAATCCTGTTAATCGCAGTTGCATCTCAGACTGCGAAAAAGAGCGGTGATTTAGGGGCAATCAAGCGGTTCTTTGGCTTGACAAAATAA
- a CDS encoding DUF1700 domain-containing protein translates to MSKDEFMKSLEYLLSDIPDEDKADAIGYYRDYLEEAGPDKEEQVIRDFGSPERIASIIRSEISGHLSDGGEFTENGYEDERFKDPNYQMAKRYDLPDVREEESRGEQRTEEVYGEKKRDQSNRTVKLILWAILLIAASPLILGIGGGFMGLLGGLFGILAAAVVGLGAITLALLVSGFAVIIAGFVSVAVHPLGGFLVLGIGVALLGLGLLGLAVCAAFYGKFLPYLFRGIVNAIQTLLNRRRSRL, encoded by the coding sequence ATGAGTAAGGATGAGTTTATGAAAAGTCTGGAATATCTGTTGTCGGATATACCGGATGAAGATAAGGCAGATGCCATCGGATATTACAGGGATTATCTGGAAGAAGCCGGACCGGACAAGGAAGAACAGGTCATTCGTGACTTTGGGAGTCCGGAACGAATCGCCTCCATCATACGTTCTGAAATATCCGGTCACCTTTCAGATGGCGGGGAATTTACAGAAAACGGCTATGAAGATGAACGGTTTAAGGACCCCAACTATCAGATGGCAAAACGGTATGATCTCCCGGATGTGAGAGAGGAAGAAAGCCGTGGAGAACAAAGAACCGAAGAAGTTTATGGCGAAAAAAAGCGTGACCAGTCTAACCGAACGGTAAAGCTTATCCTTTGGGCCATTCTTCTTATTGCAGCCTCTCCCTTAATTCTGGGAATCGGAGGCGGATTTATGGGGCTTTTAGGGGGACTTTTTGGCATTCTGGCGGCAGCGGTCGTAGGGCTTGGGGCAATCACACTTGCCCTCCTTGTAAGCGGCTTTGCAGTTATCATAGCAGGCTTTGTATCAGTAGCAGTTCATCCCCTGGGAGGTTTCCTGGTTTTGGGAATCGGAGTTGCTCTGCTTGGACTAGGGCTTCTTGGCCTTGCAGTGTGTGCAGCATTTTACGGAAAGTTTCTTCCGTACCTTTTTAGAGGGATTGTTAATGCAATCCAGACCTTATTAAATAGAAGGAGGAGCCGTCTATGA
- a CDS encoding pyridoxamine 5'-phosphate oxidase family protein, with protein MQYRMKTHPLSDDRLNDLLNRIETGSLATMNEDGTPYNTPVHFVYINSSIYVHGLPKGQKIDNIIRNSKVGFTAYDMQALLLDENGKPCDTNTKYESAIATGNAALVTDIEEKRKVLQNIVAKYTPQLAHITLPDNMVKGTAVIRIIVEELTGKYYE; from the coding sequence ATGCAGTACAGAATGAAGACTCATCCGTTATCAGACGATCGGCTGAATGATTTATTGAACCGGATAGAAACTGGCAGTCTGGCAACCATGAACGAAGATGGCACCCCATATAATACTCCGGTTCACTTTGTTTATATCAATAGTAGTATTTATGTACATGGTTTACCAAAAGGACAAAAGATTGACAATATCATTCGTAATAGTAAAGTGGGATTTACTGCATATGATATGCAGGCGCTTTTGCTCGATGAGAACGGTAAGCCCTGTGATACAAATACAAAATATGAGAGTGCAATTGCAACAGGGAATGCGGCTTTGGTCACGGACATAGAAGAGAAGAGGAAAGTGCTTCAAAACATAGTGGCAAAATATACCCCACAACTGGCCCATATAACTCTTCCTGACAATATGGTAAAGGGAACTGCTGTCATACGTATCATTGTGGAAGAACTCACCGGCAAGTACTATGAATAA
- a CDS encoding TRAP transporter substrate-binding protein — MKKRIAKASIYAAVLTLTALGTVFFWNLRHRGELPVFPGLKTTPQYVFTYADNQPDDYPTTQGAKKFAQLVFERTEGRIKINVFSGGEMGDEDQITEQLQYGGIDFARVSVMMLTDIRPKFNVLQLPYVYRDEDHMWKVLDGEIGEEFKKELDGSGMVALSWFDAGARNFYNSSHPIERVEDLKKMRIRVAKSDMMAAMVEALGAKAVPMAYSEVYAALETSHIDGAENNWPSYDTMRHYEVAKYVTLDAHSRIPELQLASQSTWDRLSEEDQETIRACGEESALYERELWKIREQNARERLTKAGCVVTELKPNEQVRFRSAVMSVYQTYCSDYIDVVNRIAQER, encoded by the coding sequence ATGAAAAAAAGAATAGCAAAAGCCAGCATTTATGCGGCAGTATTAACATTGACTGCTTTGGGGACAGTCTTTTTTTGGAATTTAAGGCACAGGGGAGAGCTCCCTGTTTTTCCGGGGCTTAAAACAACGCCACAATATGTATTTACCTATGCGGATAACCAGCCGGATGATTATCCCACCACTCAGGGTGCAAAAAAATTTGCACAGCTGGTCTTTGAAAGAACGGAAGGAAGGATAAAAATCAACGTTTTTTCCGGTGGAGAGATGGGAGACGAGGATCAGATTACCGAGCAGCTTCAATACGGGGGAATTGATTTTGCCAGAGTGTCGGTGATGATGCTTACGGATATCAGGCCAAAGTTCAATGTGCTCCAGCTTCCCTATGTCTACCGGGATGAGGACCACATGTGGAAGGTGCTTGATGGAGAAATTGGGGAGGAATTTAAAAAAGAATTAGACGGCAGCGGAATGGTGGCCCTATCCTGGTTTGATGCAGGAGCCAGAAATTTTTATAATTCGTCCCATCCCATTGAGCGGGTGGAAGATTTAAAGAAAATGCGCATCCGGGTAGCAAAATCAGACATGATGGCGGCCATGGTAGAGGCTCTTGGAGCAAAAGCAGTGCCTATGGCTTATTCCGAGGTTTACGCGGCACTGGAAACGAGCCATATTGACGGTGCGGAAAATAATTGGCCTTCCTATGATACCATGCGCCACTATGAGGTTGCTAAATACGTCACTCTCGATGCTCACAGCAGAATTCCGGAACTTCAGCTGGCTTCCCAGTCTACCTGGGATCGGTTAAGTGAGGAGGATCAGGAAACTATCCGGGCCTGCGGAGAAGAATCCGCCCTTTATGAAAGAGAGCTGTGGAAAATCAGGGAGCAGAATGCCAGGGAGCGTTTAACAAAAGCTGGCTGCGTGGTGACAGAGTTAAAGCCAAATGAGCAGGTTCGTTTCCGGTCTGCCGTCATGAGCGTTTATCAGACGTATTGCAGTGACTATATAGATGTTGTCAACCGGATTGCCCAGGAGAGATAA
- a CDS encoding ABC transporter substrate-binding protein, whose product MRKVTAVLLAAAMAVTGLVGCSSKPTGGAAATTAAEGSKETSAPEKAESTKAEAKTEQKAGGKTIYVIVKVLGNQYWSVLQAGAEQAGRELGCNVVVVGTALESDIEGQLTLLQNAVSAQADGIVIAPLDSVSLDAPITEANNSGIPVVLVDTVIKSDNYSAALLTNNVEAGKTAAEEMIRRLKDRGISETEEAQIAIQVGSTGSQTINDRVKGFNEYWDLNAPKSWKVLNNDIKVNDGDISKAVGFCQDFITTYPNLKAVFGPNNGSTVGFVTGITESGRDDISMVGFDFSAEIETMIRSEKYDVASVVQRQFYMGYDGVKTALELADGNGVKEKTVDTGVILVDKTNVDDPKVQSIINP is encoded by the coding sequence ATGAGAAAAGTAACGGCAGTATTGTTGGCGGCAGCCATGGCAGTTACCGGTTTGGTTGGCTGTTCCAGCAAACCTACAGGAGGCGCAGCAGCGACCACTGCAGCGGAGGGCAGCAAGGAAACATCAGCACCGGAGAAGGCAGAGAGTACCAAAGCTGAAGCAAAGACCGAACAAAAAGCAGGGGGTAAGACCATCTACGTAATCGTAAAGGTGTTGGGAAATCAGTACTGGAGCGTTTTACAGGCAGGTGCAGAGCAGGCAGGCAGAGAGCTGGGCTGCAATGTAGTAGTCGTTGGAACTGCTTTGGAATCTGATATTGAAGGACAGCTTACCCTTCTTCAGAATGCAGTATCTGCTCAGGCAGATGGAATTGTTATTGCTCCCCTTGACAGTGTATCCCTTGACGCACCCATAACAGAAGCTAATAATTCTGGTATTCCGGTTGTTTTAGTAGATACAGTCATTAAGAGTGATAATTACAGCGCAGCTCTTCTTACAAACAATGTAGAGGCTGGAAAAACTGCTGCAGAAGAGATGATCCGCAGATTAAAAGACAGAGGAATCAGTGAAACAGAAGAGGCTCAAATTGCCATTCAGGTTGGTTCCACAGGCTCCCAGACCATCAATGACCGTGTAAAAGGCTTTAACGAGTACTGGGATTTAAATGCTCCAAAGAGCTGGAAGGTTTTAAATAACGACATCAAGGTAAATGATGGTGATATCAGCAAGGCAGTAGGCTTCTGCCAGGATTTCATTACCACCTATCCTAACTTAAAAGCAGTCTTTGGACCGAACAATGGTTCTACCGTAGGATTTGTAACTGGTATTACAGAATCCGGACGTGACGATATTTCCATGGTTGGCTTTGATTTCTCTGCTGAGATTGAGACCATGATCCGCAGTGAGAAGTACGATGTAGCTTCTGTGGTACAGCGTCAGTTCTATATGGGCTATGATGGGGTTAAGACAGCCCTTGAACTTGCCGATGGTAATGGTGTAAAAGAAAAAACCGTGGATACTGGTGTTATTCTGGTAGATAAGACCAATGTGGATGATCCTAAGGTTCAGAGTATAATTAATCCATAA